The following are encoded in a window of Brockia lithotrophica genomic DNA:
- a CDS encoding nicotinate phosphoribosyltransferase yields MPPKTPDERNPVDVRPQGEVPDARVAFWGDRGLSPLVTDYYQLTMMYAHFRRGTAGKRAVFDVFFRRTPCGNGYAIFAGLAQALEFLARLRFTREDLEELRRLGFTDEDFLRALAEFRFRGDVWAVPEGTVVFPYEPLLRVEATLFEAHLIETPLLSIVNHQTLIATKAARVVTAADGDPVLEFGLRRAHGPEAGVWGARAAYIGGVHSTSNVYAGTRFGIPVTGTHSHAFVQSFPSEREAFLAFLDAFPERAILLVDTYDTLRQGLPTAVEVLREHRERLGRSPEVYGVRLDSGDLAYLSKVARRMLDRAGLKDALVLASGDLSETIIRDLKLQGARIDAWGVGTDLITSADCPALGGVYKLSAVASDGGALEPVIKVSDNPEKITNPGRKQVWRFYHKRRGEAMADVIALDEEPVPSGPYEIFHPVYTHKRKILEDYEVRPLLEPVLRGGEVLAPPPSASEARRTAQEELARFSPEVRRLLNPHEYIVDLSLPLWTLKQNLLRQVSRPARPYAAEPYDQNGNGNSGSPPS; encoded by the coding sequence ATGCCGCCGAAGACACCCGACGAACGAAACCCCGTAGACGTACGGCCACAGGGAGAGGTTCCCGACGCCCGCGTCGCCTTTTGGGGCGACAGGGGGCTTTCCCCTCTCGTGACGGACTACTACCAGCTCACGATGATGTACGCCCACTTCCGCCGGGGAACGGCAGGAAAGCGGGCGGTTTTCGACGTCTTTTTTCGTCGCACCCCGTGCGGGAACGGGTATGCGATCTTTGCAGGGCTCGCCCAGGCGCTCGAATTTCTCGCCCGGCTCCGCTTTACCCGGGAAGATCTGGAAGAACTGCGCCGGCTCGGCTTTACGGACGAAGACTTTCTCCGCGCCCTCGCAGAGTTCCGCTTTCGCGGAGACGTATGGGCGGTACCCGAAGGGACGGTCGTCTTCCCCTACGAGCCACTCCTTCGCGTCGAGGCGACCCTCTTCGAAGCGCACCTCATCGAGACACCCCTTTTGTCCATCGTGAACCACCAGACGCTCATCGCGACGAAGGCCGCACGTGTAGTCACCGCCGCCGACGGCGATCCCGTGCTCGAATTCGGCCTTCGCCGTGCCCACGGTCCGGAAGCCGGAGTTTGGGGGGCACGGGCGGCGTACATCGGGGGCGTGCACTCCACTTCCAACGTCTACGCGGGAACGCGCTTCGGGATCCCGGTGACGGGGACGCATTCCCATGCCTTCGTCCAGAGCTTCCCCTCTGAACGGGAAGCCTTCCTCGCCTTTCTCGATGCCTTTCCCGAACGGGCCATTCTCCTCGTGGACACATACGATACCTTGCGGCAGGGCCTTCCCACGGCGGTTGAGGTCTTGCGGGAGCACAGGGAGCGGTTGGGTCGTTCCCCCGAGGTATACGGCGTGCGTTTGGATTCCGGAGACCTCGCCTACTTGTCCAAGGTGGCGCGGCGCATGCTCGACCGCGCCGGCCTTAAGGACGCCCTCGTCCTCGCCTCCGGAGATTTGAGCGAGACGATCATCCGCGATCTCAAGCTCCAGGGGGCCCGCATCGACGCTTGGGGCGTGGGGACAGACCTCATCACTTCGGCGGATTGCCCCGCCCTGGGCGGCGTCTACAAACTCTCCGCCGTCGCCTCCGACGGAGGCGCGCTCGAACCCGTGATCAAGGTGAGCGACAACCCGGAAAAGATCACGAACCCGGGGCGCAAGCAGGTGTGGCGCTTCTACCACAAGCGCCGCGGGGAGGCGATGGCCGATGTCATTGCCCTCGACGAGGAGCCGGTGCCTTCGGGCCCTTACGAGATCTTCCACCCCGTCTACACCCACAAGCGCAAGATTCTCGAAGACTACGAGGTGCGCCCCCTCCTCGAGCCCGTCTTGCGCGGGGGGGAGGTTCTCGCTCCGCCTCCGAGCGCTTCCGAAGCACGGCGCACCGCCCAAGAGGAGTTGGCGCGCTTTTCGCCCGAGGTGCGCCGTCTTCTCAACCCTCACGAGTACATCGTGGACCTCTCGCTCCCCCTCTGGACGCTCAAGCAAAACCTCCTCCGTCAGGTCAGCCGTCCCGCGCGGCCGTATGCCGCCGAACCGTACGACCAAAACGGCAACGGGAACTCCGGATCTCCTCCCTCGTAG
- a CDS encoding spore coat protein, protein MLTREERHVLQGINLSAKQIIWGATGGAIESATPVVRETFLRQLGEWLGFQGEVFHAMSKLGLYPAYDLKTLLQGDVKLAKETLEAREA, encoded by the coding sequence GTGCTTACGCGCGAAGAACGCCACGTCCTTCAGGGGATCAACCTTTCCGCAAAGCAAATCATTTGGGGGGCGACGGGCGGTGCGATCGAATCGGCGACGCCCGTCGTGCGCGAGACGTTCCTGCGGCAGCTCGGCGAGTGGCTGGGCTTTCAGGGTGAGGTCTTTCACGCGATGAGCAAACTCGGCCTGTACCCCGCCTACGACCTGAAGACTCTCCTGCAGGGCGACGTAAAGCTCGCCAAAGAAACCCTGGAGGCGCGGGAAGCGTAG
- a CDS encoding RluA family pseudouridine synthase, with protein sequence MDTPFGADPHAPKDADGSQAETWEAAGYRIPILYEDNHVLVVVKPPGLLSQGDDTGRPNLLDILKERRKIREAKPGRAYLALLHRLDRPVGGVLAFAKTSKAAARLFAAIRERRWEKGYLAVVVGLPQPEKGTLRHALRKIPGKPRVRLVDPGDPAGKEAVLDYETLKYSDGLSLLHVRLVTGRPHQIRVQLAALGTPIWGDPVYGRKTERNREKPPGEGPIGLWAAYLSFAHPTTGEPLEFVALPPREVPWTHFPRLRDVVESFARRP encoded by the coding sequence ATGGATACTCCTTTCGGCGCCGACCCACATGCTCCCAAGGACGCAGACGGCTCCCAAGCCGAGACTTGGGAGGCCGCGGGCTACCGAATTCCGATCCTCTATGAGGACAACCACGTGCTCGTGGTCGTAAAGCCCCCGGGACTTCTCAGCCAAGGCGACGACACGGGACGTCCCAACCTCCTAGACATTCTCAAGGAACGGCGCAAGATCCGGGAGGCAAAGCCGGGACGGGCGTACCTCGCTCTCCTCCACCGCCTCGACCGGCCGGTCGGAGGCGTACTCGCCTTTGCCAAAACGAGCAAGGCGGCGGCACGCCTCTTCGCCGCCATTCGGGAACGGCGCTGGGAAAAGGGGTACCTCGCCGTCGTCGTGGGACTCCCCCAGCCGGAAAAGGGGACACTCCGGCACGCGCTTCGAAAGATTCCCGGGAAGCCGCGCGTTCGGCTGGTCGACCCGGGAGATCCCGCCGGGAAGGAAGCCGTGCTCGACTACGAGACGCTCAAATACTCCGACGGCCTCTCCCTCCTCCACGTCCGCCTCGTCACCGGGCGTCCCCACCAAATCCGCGTACAACTCGCCGCATTGGGGACACCCATCTGGGGAGACCCTGTATACGGGCGCAAAACAGAACGCAACCGAGAAAAGCCGCCCGGCGAAGGCCCCATTGGCCTTTGGGCGGCTTACCTCTCCTTTGCGCATCCGACGACGGGGGAACCCCTTGAGTTCGTCGCCCTGCCTCCACGGGAAGTCCCGTGGACGCATTTTCCCCGTCTAAGGGACGTCGTCGAATCCTTTGCCCGCCGTCCGTAA
- a CDS encoding thiamine diphosphokinase translates to MRKAFVVAGGAKEEKDFRSLLWSEGEDAEEVVLIGADEGALWLVERGFRPALAVGDFDTVGDEGVRRLKAAGVPVRTFAREKDATDTDLAVEAAREEFRPGVLVVYGGIGTRFDHTLANVHIVYRLVRSGCQAYLADPHNRIRLLGPGVHVLRSAFPFVSLLPWSEEVRGITLRGFRYPLDNASLAWGTSRGISNELLGREGEIRIREGYLLVVESRDTP, encoded by the coding sequence ATGCGGAAGGCGTTCGTCGTCGCCGGCGGCGCCAAGGAGGAAAAGGATTTCCGTTCCCTCTTGTGGTCAGAAGGCGAGGACGCGGAGGAGGTGGTTCTCATCGGCGCCGACGAAGGGGCGCTGTGGCTTGTCGAACGTGGCTTTCGCCCGGCGCTGGCCGTGGGGGATTTCGACACGGTGGGCGACGAGGGGGTTCGACGTTTGAAGGCCGCGGGAGTTCCCGTCCGTACCTTTGCCCGCGAAAAGGATGCGACCGATACCGACCTCGCCGTGGAAGCCGCCCGAGAAGAATTCCGTCCGGGCGTCCTCGTCGTATACGGCGGCATCGGCACGCGTTTCGACCACACGTTGGCCAACGTCCACATCGTGTACCGGCTCGTTCGCTCCGGATGTCAGGCGTATCTCGCCGACCCCCACAACCGCATTCGCCTTTTGGGGCCGGGGGTTCACGTGCTCCGGTCGGCCTTCCCCTTCGTGTCCCTCCTTCCGTGGAGCGAGGAAGTTCGCGGGATTACCTTGCGGGGATTTCGCTATCCGCTGGACAACGCCTCCCTCGCTTGGGGGACGAGCCGCGGGATTTCCAACGAACTCCTCGGCCGAGAGGGGGAAATTCGAATTCGCGAAGGGTACTTGCTCGTCGTGGAGAGCCGGGACACCCCGTGA
- a CDS encoding YggT family protein, translated as MIREYILLFASWAIDLYFYAMILYILSSWIPPLYNTRFVRFLAEISEPYLGFFRRIIPPIGILDISPIFALFVYKFLAMLLLRGLYTVLYAW; from the coding sequence ATGATCCGCGAGTACATCCTGCTCTTCGCGAGTTGGGCGATAGACCTGTACTTCTACGCGATGATCCTGTACATCCTCTCCTCCTGGATCCCGCCTTTGTACAATACGCGATTCGTACGCTTCCTTGCGGAGATCAGCGAACCATACCTGGGCTTTTTCCGCCGGATCATCCCTCCGATCGGAATCCTCGACATTTCGCCGATCTTCGCCCTGTTCGTCTACAAATTCCTCGCGATGCTCCTCTTGCGCGGCCTGTACACCGTATTGTACGCCTGGTGA
- a CDS encoding ferritin-like domain-containing protein, producing MVKPPNVITTKDALYLKDILGWELLAVKKCTNLQQQVQDPALKQLFSEIAGMHRRHYDTLLGHLQTQNAAQIQSFQAQAQMTREPQAVR from the coding sequence ATGGTCAAGCCGCCCAACGTGATCACGACCAAGGACGCCCTCTACCTCAAGGACATCTTGGGCTGGGAACTCCTCGCCGTCAAGAAATGCACAAATCTCCAACAGCAGGTTCAAGATCCCGCACTCAAGCAGCTCTTTTCGGAGATCGCCGGAATGCACCGCCGGCACTACGACACGCTCCTCGGGCACCTGCAGACGCAAAACGCCGCACAGATCCAGTCCTTCCAAGCTCAGGCGCAGATGACCCGAGAACCGCAGGCGGTACGCTGA
- a CDS encoding spore coat protein, with the protein MSPQMLQPPGAQAIPETTSISDYDLARDALAMEKYIMSGLNIAAWEATSEQLHNDLVHMLSETHGANRKLFEYLFAKGWYPVEAEDQPKLDQIYQMFAQAKGKQMPH; encoded by the coding sequence TTGAGCCCTCAGATGCTTCAGCCGCCGGGAGCACAGGCGATTCCGGAAACGACCTCGATCAGCGACTACGACCTCGCCCGTGACGCACTCGCCATGGAAAAGTACATCATGAGCGGCCTCAACATCGCCGCGTGGGAAGCTACCTCCGAGCAGCTCCACAACGACCTTGTGCACATGCTCTCAGAGACCCACGGAGCAAACCGCAAGCTCTTCGAATACCTCTTCGCCAAGGGTTGGTACCCGGTAGAGGCCGAAGACCAACCAAAGCTGGATCAAATCTACCAAATGTTCGCCCAAGCCAAAGGAAAGCAAATGCCCCACTGA
- a CDS encoding CAP domain-containing protein, translating into MFWAYEREGKFRRGVYFSSGSAESFVLGAGERFLDWRVDTRVVPPKSTVSVAYRGVTLRVNPMPQDFGIFLTASSDGRAAVELFVDHAAGDTLLYLRVSRWERILRERLYPVSLQYTPPRPEWLTEALGASPAYGDDVLRTEERYLAGLVRDFRLRNGLSPLAWDEAVARAAKGHSIDMLTNGFFAHVSPTNGTLADRLARVGVSDTVAGENISRGFDDALEMHIAFLNSPGHRQNVAFPKYTHLGTGMAGTYMTVDFIGR; encoded by the coding sequence GTGTTTTGGGCGTACGAGAGGGAGGGGAAATTCCGTCGCGGCGTATACTTTTCGAGCGGGAGTGCGGAATCCTTCGTCCTCGGTGCGGGGGAGAGGTTTCTCGATTGGCGGGTGGACACACGTGTCGTACCCCCGAAAAGCACTGTTTCCGTTGCGTATCGGGGAGTTACCCTGCGCGTAAACCCTATGCCCCAGGATTTCGGCATTTTCCTCACAGCTTCGTCCGACGGCCGGGCGGCCGTAGAGCTCTTCGTCGACCACGCCGCAGGCGATACGCTCCTCTACCTTCGGGTAAGTCGCTGGGAGCGTATTTTGCGCGAACGGCTCTATCCCGTGTCCCTTCAGTACACGCCCCCGCGCCCGGAATGGCTTACGGAAGCGCTCGGCGCTTCTCCCGCCTACGGAGACGATGTTTTGCGGACGGAAGAGCGCTACCTCGCCGGCCTCGTCCGAGATTTCCGCTTAAGGAACGGCCTTTCCCCCCTCGCGTGGGACGAAGCGGTTGCACGTGCGGCCAAAGGGCACAGCATCGACATGCTGACGAACGGGTTTTTCGCCCACGTGTCTCCTACGAACGGAACGCTTGCCGATCGCCTTGCCCGAGTGGGGGTTTCCGATACGGTTGCAGGGGAGAACATCTCGCGGGGCTTCGACGACGCCCTCGAAATGCACATCGCCTTCCTGAATTCTCCCGGGCACCGGCAGAACGTCGCCTTTCCCAAATACACGCACCTGGGGACGGGAATGGCGGGAACGTACATGACCGTGGATTTCATTGGTCGGTGA
- a CDS encoding thymidine kinase: MLQIPDRQGPWLTVVSGPMFAGKSEFLITLYHGLRESRGWGSGYIGVYKHALDKRYGEGEIVSHTGKRIPAIPVGSAEELYARIRSRGERVVLVDEGQFFLDTDSDGSFAFVRVISHLLGRGLWIVVAGLDKDFRGLPFGPMADLLALADERISLFARCAVCGAPATFTQRLVDGKPARADEPLLLVGAEEVYEPRCRRCHRVEGSLRSAKSFAFGLRKPEEPEPSSVEEEAPSFQRPR, from the coding sequence GTGCTTCAAATACCCGATCGGCAAGGACCGTGGCTTACCGTCGTAAGCGGGCCCATGTTTGCCGGAAAAAGCGAATTTCTCATCACCCTCTACCACGGCTTGAGGGAGAGCCGTGGGTGGGGGTCGGGATACATCGGGGTATACAAGCACGCTTTGGACAAGCGGTACGGCGAAGGCGAGATCGTGAGCCATACCGGGAAGCGGATTCCCGCGATTCCCGTGGGATCTGCCGAAGAGCTCTATGCGAGAATTCGCTCCCGCGGCGAACGCGTGGTCCTCGTGGACGAGGGGCAGTTCTTCCTCGATACGGATTCCGACGGAAGCTTTGCCTTTGTCCGGGTGATTTCGCACCTGCTCGGTCGCGGGCTGTGGATTGTGGTAGCCGGTTTGGACAAGGATTTCCGCGGGCTTCCCTTCGGGCCCATGGCCGACTTGCTCGCGCTTGCCGACGAGCGGATCAGCCTGTTTGCCCGTTGTGCGGTATGCGGCGCTCCGGCGACGTTTACCCAACGCCTCGTAGATGGGAAGCCGGCTCGGGCGGACGAGCCGCTCCTCCTCGTCGGTGCGGAGGAGGTGTATGAGCCTCGTTGTCGGCGGTGCCATCGCGTAGAGGGAAGTCTTCGGTCTGCAAAGTCCTTCGCGTTTGGCCTTAGGAAACCCGAAGAGCCCGAGCCGTCGTCGGTAGAAGAGGAGGCGCCTTCTTTCCAAAGGCCTCGCTGA
- the speD gene encoding adenosylmethionine decarboxylase: MVYSTSGRHIAVDLWGVDFDLLKDAKWLEGHAVEAVERTGATVLGVQSQQFEPHGATVLVLLSESHLSIHTYPEHGFAAVDVYTCGEHVVPEEAIRYLIEILKPEKVFGKKLVRGEGDMRVEDVSTARGELQIR, encoded by the coding sequence ATGGTCTACAGCACGTCGGGCCGGCACATCGCCGTCGACCTCTGGGGTGTGGACTTCGACCTCTTGAAAGATGCGAAGTGGCTGGAAGGCCACGCGGTCGAAGCCGTCGAGCGCACGGGCGCTACGGTGCTCGGCGTACAGTCCCAACAGTTTGAGCCCCACGGGGCTACCGTCCTCGTACTGCTTTCGGAGAGCCATCTCTCCATCCACACGTACCCCGAGCACGGGTTCGCCGCGGTGGACGTATACACCTGCGGTGAGCACGTGGTTCCGGAAGAGGCGATCCGCTACCTCATCGAAATCCTCAAACCGGAGAAGGTGTTCGGCAAGAAACTCGTCCGGGGAGAGGGCGACATGCGGGTAGAGGACGTCTCCACCGCCCGAGGCGAACTTCAAATCCGCTGA
- a CDS encoding SpoIID/LytB domain-containing protein, with the protein MTSFAANAREARLGEGIRLSFTARDDAGIYKLLLYREDYDTNGNLKESFRVVQTKYVTPGKEISETFVDVPSEPGVYKYGVHVVNVNYGWNDERNSQSGFSPGVYGPIEVKVRATTPAVTSFAANAREARLGEGIRLSFTARDDAGIYKLLLYREDYDTNGNLKESFRVVQTKYVTPGKEISETFVDVPSEPGVYKYGVHVVNVNYGWNDERNSQSGFSPGVYGPIEVKVVRPVGLIQPIRVLLSENGRRLAVTPRGDYMLLGPDGKLLTLVSSQDTVELISQDPSTIQILKNGTLLQTVSQKVQFFAVQSGAQIQYRRVLPKTAVVTADVLNVRSGPGTNYSVIGSLPQGSRVSVLDLALDGSSQEWYKVALGDGREGYIASWYTDRGGAGSDGVYRTHLTVVNDSAGLQVINELELEDYLKGVVPREMSDSWPIEALKAQAIAARTYALSARNANVNALYHVYSDERSQVYGGVTAEQPNANRAIEATRGEVLRYNGNLISAYFSASNGGFTERAEDVWSASLPYLAAQRDEFDANDGKNPHYNWRREWTASDLQTKFQLQTLTGIEVRERTSTGRVKAVVVRGVDTAGTSKEILIRNADNVRIKFGLKNIPNDLFVPEVRVARDSIPSYVRDANSAFQAADPLPRDTLLAVLEEVPAPNNGGVWLRVRLSDGSERYVDKTGVVPTKVVFTGSGWGHSLGMSQWGAKGRAEKGQSYRDILSFYFPGARIEKLW; encoded by the coding sequence ATGACGTCGTTTGCGGCGAACGCGAGGGAGGCGAGGCTTGGGGAAGGGATCCGGTTGAGCTTTACGGCGCGGGACGACGCGGGGATTTACAAGTTGCTGTTGTACCGAGAGGATTACGATACAAACGGGAACTTGAAGGAGTCGTTTCGGGTAGTACAGACCAAGTATGTGACTCCCGGCAAGGAGATTTCGGAGACGTTCGTGGACGTACCCTCGGAGCCTGGGGTGTACAAGTACGGGGTGCACGTAGTGAACGTGAACTACGGGTGGAACGACGAGAGGAACTCGCAGAGCGGGTTTTCTCCCGGGGTGTACGGTCCGATTGAGGTGAAGGTGAGGGCGACGACGCCCGCGGTGACGTCGTTTGCGGCGAACGCGAGGGAGGCGAGGCTTGGGGAAGGGATCCGGTTGAGCTTTACGGCGCGGGACGACGCGGGGATTTACAAGTTGCTGTTGTACCGAGAGGATTACGATACAAACGGGAACTTGAAGGAGTCGTTTCGGGTAGTACAGACCAAGTATGTGACTCCCGGCAAGGAGATTTCGGAGACGTTCGTGGACGTACCCTCGGAGCCTGGGGTGTACAAGTACGGGGTGCACGTGGTGAACGTGAACTACGGGTGGAACGACGAGAGGAACTCGCAGAGCGGGTTTTCTCCCGGGGTGTACGGTCCGATCGAAGTAAAGGTCGTCCGGCCTGTAGGGTTAATTCAGCCCATTCGCGTTCTCTTGAGTGAAAACGGTCGGAGACTCGCGGTAACCCCACGAGGGGACTACATGCTTTTAGGCCCCGACGGGAAACTTCTCACTCTGGTATCCTCACAGGATACGGTAGAACTCATTTCTCAAGACCCGAGCACCATCCAAATTTTGAAAAACGGAACGTTGTTGCAAACCGTATCGCAAAAGGTGCAGTTTTTTGCCGTGCAATCCGGCGCGCAGATTCAGTATCGACGCGTTCTTCCCAAAACCGCCGTTGTCACCGCAGACGTTCTCAACGTTCGCTCGGGTCCCGGGACGAATTACTCCGTAATCGGCAGTTTGCCCCAAGGGTCTCGAGTTTCCGTGCTCGATTTGGCCCTCGACGGTTCGTCGCAGGAGTGGTACAAAGTTGCGCTGGGAGACGGAAGGGAAGGGTATATTGCGAGTTGGTACACGGACAGAGGGGGGGCGGGTTCGGACGGTGTGTATCGGACGCACCTCACGGTAGTCAACGATTCTGCGGGGCTTCAGGTGATCAACGAACTGGAATTGGAAGACTACCTCAAGGGTGTTGTACCTCGCGAAATGTCGGATTCGTGGCCCATAGAGGCGCTCAAGGCGCAGGCAATTGCTGCTCGGACGTACGCGCTGAGCGCGCGCAACGCGAATGTCAACGCCTTGTATCACGTGTACAGCGACGAGCGAAGCCAAGTATATGGAGGAGTCACCGCAGAACAGCCAAACGCCAATCGGGCGATCGAGGCGACGCGCGGCGAGGTGCTCCGGTACAACGGAAACCTTATCAGCGCCTACTTCAGCGCCTCGAACGGCGGATTTACGGAGCGAGCTGAAGACGTATGGAGTGCTTCGCTTCCGTATCTCGCGGCCCAGCGGGACGAGTTCGATGCCAACGACGGCAAGAACCCGCACTACAACTGGAGGAGGGAATGGACGGCATCCGATCTGCAGACGAAATTTCAACTCCAAACTCTCACGGGAATCGAGGTACGGGAGCGGACGAGTACGGGACGCGTGAAAGCCGTGGTCGTCCGCGGTGTGGACACAGCCGGTACGAGCAAAGAAATCCTGATCCGCAATGCGGATAATGTACGTATCAAATTCGGCTTAAAGAATATCCCCAACGACCTTTTCGTACCGGAGGTGCGCGTGGCGCGGGATTCGATTCCTTCGTACGTTCGTGATGCGAACAGCGCCTTTCAAGCGGCCGATCCCCTACCCAGAGATACGCTCCTCGCGGTTCTCGAAGAGGTTCCTGCACCGAACAACGGAGGAGTGTGGCTGCGCGTACGGCTTTCGGACGGTAGCGAACGCTATGTGGACAAGACCGGGGTCGTCCCGACGAAAGTCGTCTTTACGGGAAGCGGTTGGGGACACTCGTTGGGGATGTCCCAGTGGGGAGCAAAAGGTCGCGCAGAGAAGGGGCAAAGCTACCGCGACATCCTCTCCTTCTACTTCCCCGGCGCAAGGATCGAAAAGCTTTGGTGA
- a CDS encoding SH3 domain-containing protein — MVVPALVISSYVGGPSSTDVHAAEVPSQVKVTADYLNVRSGPGTNYRIIGGLRQGTVVPVLRADGSWYYVKLSTGTTGYIAGWYTEPVRSVSSVSVPVMTSFAANAREARLGEGIRLSFTARDDAGIYKL; from the coding sequence TTGGTCGTTCCTGCGCTCGTGATTTCCAGTTACGTAGGAGGTCCTTCGTCTACTGATGTTCACGCGGCCGAGGTCCCCTCTCAGGTCAAGGTGACCGCTGATTATCTCAACGTTCGTTCCGGTCCCGGAACGAATTACCGCATCATCGGCGGCCTTCGGCAGGGTACGGTTGTCCCCGTACTTCGGGCTGACGGATCTTGGTACTACGTGAAGCTGAGTACGGGGACCACGGGGTACATTGCCGGCTGGTATACCGAACCTGTTAGATCGGTGTCTTCGGTTTCCGTTCCCGTGATGACGTCGTTTGCGGCGAACGCGAGGGAGGCGAGGCTTGGGGAAGGGATCCGGTTGAGCTTTACGGCGCGGGACGACGCGGGGATTTACAAGTTGC
- a CDS encoding DUF6385 domain-containing protein: MSVTYERLELLAQRTALDTMYSYAVVNRGEAPVVAQVEISPDGVHYAPDESISVQPHTTGVLVPKRYLRYTRLVLRTLQPAQMSLVDVYFQAQTRMQTDR, encoded by the coding sequence GTGAGCGTCACCTATGAAAGACTAGAACTCCTCGCCCAACGGACCGCCCTTGACACGATGTACTCCTACGCCGTCGTAAACCGAGGAGAAGCCCCCGTAGTCGCACAGGTAGAGATCAGTCCGGACGGTGTGCACTACGCTCCGGACGAATCGATCTCCGTCCAACCCCATACCACGGGGGTCCTCGTCCCCAAACGCTACCTGCGCTACACGCGCCTCGTCCTGCGCACCTTGCAGCCTGCACAGATGAGTTTGGTTGACGTTTACTTCCAGGCGCAAACTCGCATGCAAACCGACAGATGA